Proteins co-encoded in one Phycodurus eques isolate BA_2022a chromosome 21, UOR_Pequ_1.1, whole genome shotgun sequence genomic window:
- the sox17 gene encoding transcription factor SOX-17, which translates to MSSPDAGYASDDQNQARCAMSVMMPGMGHCQWADPLSPLGEPKAKGEASAGLGAAAAAAAGGAAGGNHQSRGKSEPRIRRPMNAFMVWAKDERKRLAQQNPDLHNAELSKMLGKSWKSLPLVDKQPFVEEAERLRVQHMQDHPNYKYRPRRRKQVKRIKRLDSGFLLHGGSAEHRAPGDGGLGYHEHTGFPQIPQQQQQQQPLGHYRSDPLGGPSYESYSLPTPDTSPLDAVDADSMFFPTQEDSHMMYAYHPQGPEYQQQEPLHHHATHHQGSSYMGHPNPLAVYYGHPKRHPGAGQLSPPPDCHPHAVADNAELLSEVDRNEFEQYLSSSASNSLAYGAPHEGGAQGHEGLISSVLSDASTAVYYCSYNNS; encoded by the exons ATGAGCAGTCCCGATGCGGGCTACGCCAGCGACGATCAGAACCAGGCAAGGTGCGCGATGTCAGTCATGATGCCTGGGATGGGACACTGCCAGTGGGCCGACCCCCTCAGCCCACTCGGGGAGCCCAAGGCGAAGGGCGAGGCGTCCGCCGGGCTCGGCGCGGCTGCGGCGGCGGCCGCTGGAGGTGCGGCCGGGGGGAACCACCAGAGTCGCGGCAAGAGCGAGCCGAGGATCCGGCGACCCATGAACGCCTTCATGGTGTGGGCGAAAGACGAGCGCAAGCGGCTGGCGCAGCAGAACCCGGACCTGCACAACGCCGAACTCAGCAAAATGTTGG GCAAGTCGTGGAAGTCCCTCCCGCTGGTGGACAAGCAGCCGTTCGTGGAGGAGGCGGAGCGTTTGCGGGTTCAGCACATGCAGGACCACCCCAACTACAAGTACCGGCCCCGCAGGCGCAAGCAGGTGAAGCGGATTAAGCGGCTGGACTCCGGCTTCCTGCTGCACGGGGGGTCCGCCGAGCACCGGGCCCCCGGGGACGGGGGGCTGGGCTACCACGAGCACACCGGCTTCCCTCAGAtccctcagcagcagcagcagcagcagcccctCGGTCACTACCGGTCGGACCCCCTCGGGGGCCCCTCGTACGAGAGCTACAGCCTCCCCACGCCCGACACCTCGCCCCTGGATGCGGTGGACGCCGACTCCATGTTCTTCCCCACCCAGGAGGACTCCCACATGATGTACGCCTACCACCCGCAGGGCCCCGAGTACCAGCAACAGGAGCCCCTCCACCACCACGCCACCCACCACCAAGGCTCCTCCTACATGGGGCACCCCAACCCTTTGGCCGTGTACTACGGTCACCCGAAGCGGCACCCGGGGGCGGGGCAGCTGTCCCCGCCGCCCGACTGCCACCCGCACGCAGTCGCCGACAACGCGGAGCTGCTGTCCGAGGTGGACCGCAACGAGTTCGAGCAGTACCTGAGCTCCTCGGCGTCGAACTCGTTGGCGTACGGGGCCCCGCACGAGGGCGGCGCGCAGGGACACGAGGGCCTCATATCGTCGGTGTTGTCGGACGCCAGCACCGCTGTGTACTACTGCAGCTACAACAACTCGTAA